The following proteins are co-located in the Gavia stellata isolate bGavSte3 chromosome 18, bGavSte3.hap2, whole genome shotgun sequence genome:
- the NPW gene encoding neuropeptide W: MARGQLSGGAWGALVLLGLMLPAAPAGAWYKHVASPRFHTVGRASGLLMGVRRSPYLWRRELPAEPPRRPGGAAPAAAPPPPGRPAGETPPPAPPPPGPGRLLQRLLRRGWGWGGPRPAPARPPPGPRQAQLLPLEDVALIR, translated from the exons ATGGCGAGGGGGCAGCTGTCGGGGGGCGCCTGGGgggccctggtgctgctggggctgatgCTGCCGGCGGCGCCGGCGGGCGCCTGGTACAAGCACGTCGCCAGCCCCCGGTTCCACACGGTGGGCCGCGCCTCGGGGCTGCTCATGGGCGTCCGCCGCTCCCCCTACCTCTGGCGCCGGGAGCTGCCGGCCgagcccccgcgccgccccgggggagccgcgcccgccgccgccccgccgcccccgggccgccccgccggggagacgccgccgcccgccccgccgccgcccgggcccggccgcctCCTGCAGCGCCTGCtccggcggggctggggctggggcggcccccgcccggcccccgcccggcccccgcccggcccccgccaAGCTCAG CTTCTCCCGCTTGAAGACGTGGCTCTGATCCGCTGA